Within Prosthecodimorpha staleyi, the genomic segment CCCGACAGCCGGACGCGGACGCGTTCGGCCATCGGGGCGGCAGGAGAGACGGGGGCGATCGTCATGACGTCAGGCCGCGCTGGCGGTGGCGGGCGCCGGTTCGGAGCGCGCCGGCAGCGGAGCGGTCCGGGGCGCCCTCAGGGCGGCGGCGCGCGCCTCGATCCAGGCATAGAAGGCCGCCATGCCCTCGCCGGTGCGCGCCGAGACGGTCAGGATCTGCAGGCGCGGGTTGACCCTCAGCGCGGCGGCCATGCAGGCGGCGACATCGAAGTCGAGATGCGGCAGCAGGTCGGACTTGTTGAGCAGCATCAGGTCGGCGGCCGCGAACATGTCCGGATATTTCAGCGGCTTGTCCTCACCCTCGGTGACCGAAAGCACCACCACCTTGTGGGCCTCGCCGAGGTCGAAGCCGGCCGGGCAGACCAGGTTGCCGACATTCTCGATGAACAGCAGGCCGCCGCTGTCGATCGGCAGGTCGTCGAGCGCGTGGCCGACCATGTGGGCGTCGAGATGGCAGCCCTTGCCGGTATTGACCTGCACGGCCGGCACGCCGGTGCGGCGGATGCGCTCGGCATCGTTGGAGGTCTGCTGGTCGCCCTCGATCACGACGATCGGGAAGCGCGCCTTCAGGTCTTCGAGGGTGCGGCAGAGCAGGGTGGTCTTGCCCGAGCCGGGGCTGGAGACGAGGTTCAGCGCGAAGGTGCCGGTCGCCGCGAACAGCGCCCGGTTCTCGCGCGCATAGGCATCGTTCTTGGACAGGATGTCGCGTTCGATCCGGATCAGCCGGTCCTGCGACAGGCCCGCGACCGCCACCCCGGCCGGCCCGGCGCCGGCATCGACCAGGCCGTGGGCCAGCCGCAGCCCAGCATCGTCGGCACCGTGGTGGTGGTGGTCGTGGTGATCGTGCCCATGGTGATGGTCGTGATCATGGTCGTGGCCATGCCCCTGATGTCCATGATCATGGTGATGGGGATGGCCGTGGCCGGCCTCCGTGGTATGGCCGCTGCAGCCGCACACCGTGCACATCACTCCACCTCCAGTTCGCGCAGTTTCAATTCGTCGCCGGCCGTCATCTGGACCCGGTGCCGGCCGCACTCCGGGCAGGCGCCGAAACGTTCGGTCAGCGGCACCGTCTTGCCGCAGTCGAGGCACCAGCCGGCGCCCGGAACCCGCTCGATGACCAGGCGGGCGCCCTCCACGCGCGTGCCGCGGCTGACCGCGTCGAAGCAGAACATCATGGCCTCGGGCTCGACATGGCCGAGCACGCCGATCTCCAGCACGACGGCCTTCACCCGGCCGAAATTCTGGCGCGCCGCCTCCTCGTCGATCAGGTCGACCACGCCCTGGCACAGCGCCATCTCATGCATCGGCGGCGCCCTCCCGGACGATCCGGAATGGGACGCAGGGGTCGAAGGCGGCAATGCATCGCGACAGGACCCGCTCGACGGCCCGATCGGGATCGCCGGCGGCACCTCTTTCCGTTGCCCCGTGCCCCACCGCCAGGCCGACCAGCATGCGCGCGACCGGACCCTGCGGGTGAAAGTTCCATTCCGTCGGTGCCAGCACGCGGGCCTCCCGGATCCGTCCATCCGCCGCGATCGCGACCCGATAGTGCAGGCGTCCGCGCGGGCTTTCCACTGCGGCGAAACCCGCACCGTCGCCGAGGCTGCCATGCGCGATCCAGCCCGGATCCTGCGCGGCGCCGTCGATTTCCGAGACCGCTGCACGGATCTCGATCCGGCGGGCGCGGATCGCCGTGCCGGGTGCCGCCGCCGTTCCGCCGCAGCGCGCGGCCGGCCCGGTCTCCGGGCAGCGCGCGTCGAGCGCCGGGCGGGCCGCGAAGTCCGGATCGGCGGCGAGGCCGGCGAGCACCGCCGGGTCGTCGGCTGCGGTGAGCCCGTCGACCGGATGCGGCGGCTCCAGGGGCGGCGCTGCCGCACCGACGTCCGTATCGCCGAGTTCGAGCGTGGCCGCGGCGCCGAGAAGCGCTGCGGCAAACCGGTCCGGCCCGGCGCCGCCATGGGCGAGCCCCCGGGCGGCGGCGAGCATGTCCCGCAACCGGCGCCGCGTCTCGTCGTTGGCCATGCCCGGCAGGGTCTCCGTCGCCGCCAGATGTCCGAGATGTTCGGCAACCCGCTCTGCGGCCAGACGCCGGACCCAGGCGGCCGTCTCATTCGCCGCGATGTTCCGGCCGCGCGCCGCCGCGCCGGCGAAGTGCAAGGCCGCGGCGTGGGAGGCGCCGCAGGGTCCGTGCAGCAGCGCCAGCATCGGCACGATGTCGTCGACCGGCCGTCCGGCGAAGCGCGACACGATCGACAACGGGCGCAGGCTGCGGATGTCGGCCGTGCGCACCCGCCCGTCCGCGACCTCGACGCGGATCTCGACCCGACCGGCTTCGGGGGCGGGCAGCGCATTCATGATGCCGCCTCGGCGGAACGGCGCGGGAACAGCAGGCTGCGGCGGTCGGTCGGCCGCGCCAGCTGCCGTTCGAGTATCGGTTCGGGCGGCGCCGGCCGTTCGAACAGGGCCTCGAGCGCCGCCTCCGCGACGAGGCGCGTCGCGGCGGGATCGTCGAACATGTCCATCGGCGAGAACAGCGAGGCGAGCGCCACGGTCCCGACCGGGCCGGCCTCGCCGACGATCGCCTCGATGGGCCCGGCCGGCAGGTCGAGCACGAGGGTTGCGCCGGCCGCCGGCATGCTGCGCGCGCGAGCCGGAACCGCGACCACATTCATGAACCAGGGCGTCACGCCGACCCCGACATGAAAATCGCCGTGCCGACGGAAATCCGTGACCTGGACCTCCAGCACCGGGTTGTAGATCGGCAGGTCGGCCATGCGCTGCGCCACCTCCCGCCACCAGGCGGCGAGGCGGGGGCCGGGATCCTCCGTCGGCCGGCCCGCATCGTCACGCCCCGCATCGTCACGCATCGTCGAGCCTCAGGAACTTCTCGCGCGGCATGTCGCAATGCGGGCAGCGCCATTCCTCGGGCAGGTCCTCGAAGGCGACGCCGGGCGGAATCTGCCAGACGTCGTCGCCGACCGCGGGGTCGTAGACGGTCCAGCAGACGCCGCATTCGAAGCGGGCGAGACGGGCGGCCAGCTCGGTCATACGAAATAGGCCTCGTGGATCTCGCGCAGGCGCTCGGCGGAATCGCGGAAGTCCTCTTCCGCCGCGCTGACCACCTCGGGCACGTCGCCGATCTCGATCGTGTCGAGCAGCACCGTGTCCATCGAATTGGTGAACTGGATCGACCAGACGCCGTTGATCGCGGTCGCCTGCGCCCGGCAATTGCCGTAGCCGCGCGAGACCAGCCGCACCGGCCCGGTGCCGAGCGAGGCCTGCAGGAAGTCGAGATCCTCCGGCGTCATGGGCAGGAGCGTCAGCGAGATGGTGCGCGGCGGGTCGCCCGGCCGGCGGCTGAGGACGGCATCGCGGATCTCGGCCAGCACCGGCAGGACGTTCATCGCACCCTCCGGCGGGGTGCCGATTTCGATGTCCGGCAACGTCATGGCGGCGGCGCGGCGCACGGCCTGCGGCACCGCGGAGACCTCGGCATAGTCGGCGACCAGCCGGCCCTCGGCATCGGTGAAGCGGACGCGCCAGAGGCCGGCCATCACGCTTTCCTGCACCTGCGCGACGACGCCGTCCGGCAGCGCCACGGTCGCCGCCACCTCGCCCTCGCCGAGCACGTCGGCGACGAGTCGCATCTCCTCCTCGCCGAGCCGGCCGAGATCGAAGATCAGCCCCGGCGCGGTCGCGGTCTGCCGGTCGAGCGCATCGGCAAGCCGCGGCAGGAGATCGGCGACGCGCGGGCAGCGCGCCACCAGGGCGGCGGCGTCGGACGTCGCCAGGAAGCGCAGGCCGTCGCGGCCCTGGCGGGGCGAGAGGTCGACGCCGCCGATCGGCAGGATGGCGAGCGGCTGGTCGGAGCCCTCGGGGGCGACCCAGAATCCGGCCTTCATGCGGGGCTCCTGCGGCTCGAATGGGTGATCTCGACGCGCGGCCCGGCGGGCGCGGCCATGACGGGGGCATCGGGGCTCAGTTTCGGATCGATGGCGGCCAGATAGTCGACCCAGTCCATCACCCGCGGCATCACGGCGAGCGGTTCGCCGCCGCGCACCAGCGCCAGGCTCGGCAGCAGACGGACGTTGAAGCGGGCCATCAGGGCGGTTTCGGCCGCGCGCTCGACGCGGGCGGCGCGCAGCCGGCCCGGGAAGGCGGCGATCAGCTCGGGCAGGATCACCGCCACGTCGACCGCTTCGCCGCGCGCTTCCGGATCGCCGGTGAAGAACAGCAGGGCATGGGGGCTCTCGCCGGCCGCGGGGGCCAGGAAGGCGTCCACGCTGGCGGCATCGATGGTCGGAATGCCGTGCCGGGTGGCCAGCGCGGCGATCAGGGGAGGCATGGCAATCTCCTCGGGACAAAAGGCGCGATAGATCTGTCGGCCGGCGGTCTCGGCCCGGGGATGCTGCCTCGGGGCCGGGCCGCCGCTCAGGCGAGATGGGCGGGTAACTGGGGCTCGCGGTCGATCAGGTCGGCGAAGAGATGGTCGAAGGCCCGCCCGTCCAGGGCGGCGGCGAGACCTTCCAGCGCCCGGTCGATCGCCTCGGCCTCGTCCGGATCGAGCACCCGGACCGCGCTGTCGATATGGATCAGGAGCCGGGCGCCGGCCGGCTGCGCCCCGACCAGCAGGACCGAGACCCGGCGGGTCTCCGCGCCGCGGCTGACCAGCGCGGTGAAGCCGTCGCTCTCCACGACCGTCATGGGCACGCCGAGGCACATGGACCCGCTCCCGCTCAGAGACCGGCGAACAGGGCGAGACCGGTCAAGGTCACGACCGCGCCGGGGAGGCGTTCGAACGACCCGCCGGCCCGCGCGCCGATCAGGCCGAGACCGAGGCCGCCGGCATGCAGGGCCGCGGTGGCGATCAGGAAGCCGAGGCCATAGGCGACCGGACCGGCCAGTTCGGGCATCTCGGCGCCATGGGCATGCCCGTGGAACAGCGCGAACAGGGCGACCAGCGCCGAGGCAGCCGCGGTCGGGACGCGCAGCTTCAGGGTGGCGATCAGCCCGAGCACCACGACCGAACCGGCGATGACCTGCTCGATGGCCGGGAGTTCGATCCCCGCCCAGCCAATCCCGGCACCCACCACCATGGCGGCCATGAAGGCGGCCGGGACGATCAGCATGGCCCGGCGGCCGAGTGAGGCGGCCCACAGGCCGACCGCCACCATGGCGGCCAGATGGTCGATCCCCGAAAGCGGGTGCATCAGGCCGGCGGTGAAGCCGGAATGGTCGTGCGGCATGACGCCGGTATGGGCCAGCGCCACGTCCGGCATCAGGGCAAGGCCAGACACCAGGGCGAGGCCCGGGACGGCGGCGGCGACAAGACGGTTTTTCATGGCGGTTCCCCCTTCGGAACGTCGTCTGGAGCGTTGGGTAGGAGCGCCGCGGATCCGGCCGGGCCGGGATCGGGCGCTTCGTCAGTCTGATGCGTCGGCAGGGCCCTGTGCCGGCCCTCAGGCGGCCGGCGCGGAACCGGCGGCCGCATGCCGCTCGTAGGCGGCATGGTCGATGTCGTTGGCCAGCAACTGCTGCTCGGGCGGCAGCGGCACCGTCCGCGGCCGGACCGCGATGCCCCAGCCGGCCAGGACCTCCAGCGCGAGGTCCAGAGCCGGTCCGATCGCAGCGGCGACCGGCCCGGTCAGCGGCCCGCCCCAGTCCTCGAGGTCGACCGGCTGGCAGCCGATCAAAGCCAGGGAGGTCGGGTAGCGGCCGAGCAGGTCGGCGGCCGAGAGCACCTCCTGGAAGCCGGTCTGGTGCAGGCTCATCTTCTTGTTGCCGGTGAAGCGCGGCACTTCCGCGTCGCGGACGAGATGGACCGTGCCGGGCTCCAATCCGTAGTCGATCGCGTCGAAGACCAGCAGCAGGTCGTGCGAGGCGACATGGTCGACCAGGTAGAGCCCCTGCGTGCCGCCATCCAGGATGGTGACCTCGGCGTCGGTCTCGAAGCGGCGGTGGAAGGCCTCCACGGTGCGCACGCCGAAACCCTCGTCGGCCCACAGGATGTTGCCGATGCCGAGGACCAGCACCCGGGCGGCCGGCCGTTGCGCGTCATGCCCCGTCTCGGCGCCCATCTCAGCCCTCCCGCTCGTCGCGGAACTGCCGTTCGCCGGAGATCATGGTCGAGATCATGGTCTGCCGGGACATGATGTCCTCGCGGATCGCCGCGTAGATGTGGATCACGGCGAACACGACGATCACCCACATGCCCAGATGGTGCAGCGTGTGCACATCCTGGCTGTTCGGGAAATAGGTGAAGACCCAGCCGAACAGCTTCGCCTGCCAGCTGTCGATGCCGGCGCCCTCCGAATAGAGCGCGAAGCCGGTGACGATCATGAAGGCCGTGAACAGCGTGAACATCAGGAACATGGCGACATGGGCGAGCGGATTGTGCCCGACATACTTGTAGGGCTCTTTCTCGAGGAACATGTACCAGCGCAGTTCGCGCAGGATGCCGGCCCACCAGGTGCCGCTCCAGACCGGCAGGTAGAAGATCTGCCGGGAATGGCGGTTGCCGAAGAAGGTCCACAGGATGCGGCACAGGAAGCCGATCGCCAGGACGTAGCCGGCGGAGAAATGGGCGAAGCGGATATAGCCCATCAGGAAGTGGTCGGACGCCTCGCCGGGCATGGAGGGCAGCGGCGAGCCGATGAAGTAGCCGGTCACGGCGAGGACCACGATCGCCAGCGCGTTGGCCCAATGCCAGATCCTGACCGGCGCCTCGTAGACATAGATCGACGGGCCGGAGACGATGACGTGATCGTCGGCATCCATCACGCCGCGCAGGACGGCGCGGCTGCGGTCTTCGGAGGTGACGCTCATGGCCGCCTCCCTCTAGCGCACGGTGACGGTCGCCATGTCCTGGCCGTCGGCCGACATGACGTGGGTGGAGCAGGCCAGGCAGGGATCGAAGGAATGGATCGTGCGCAGGATTTCCAGCGGCAGCTTGGGGTCGGCCATCGGGGTGTTCATCAGCGAGGCCTCGAAGGCGCCGATATTGCCCTTCGGATCGCGCGGCGAACCGTTCCAGGTGGTCGGCACGACGCACTGGTAGTTGTCGATCTTGCCGTCCTTGATCTTGATCCAGTGGGCGAGCGCGCCGCGCGGCGCCTCGGTGAAGCCGACGCCCTTGGCCTCCTTCGGCCAGGATTCCGGCTTCCACTTGTCGGTGTTGGCGGTCGACAGGTCGCCGGCCTTGATCGAGGCCATCAGCTTGTCCTGGAAGTAGCGCATCTGCTGCGCGGCCCAGACGCATTCGAGCGCACGCGCGGCGGTGCGGCCGAGGGTCGAGAACAGCGCGGTCAGCGGCAGGCCGAGCGCGGACAGGAAGCGGTCGGTTGGTTCCTTGAACTCCGGACGCTTCTGGACATAGCCGACCACGTAGCGGGCGAGCGGGCCGACCTCGACGGCGTGGCCCTTCCAGCGCGGCGCCTTGATCCAGGAATATTTGCCGCCCTCGTCGAGCTCCTCGATATTAGTGCGGGTGCCCTTGGCCTTGGGGCCGAGCACGTAGTTGGGCTCGGTGACGCCGTCCCAGGGATGCAGGCCCTTGCTCTCGTCCGGATACTTGTACCAGCTGTGGGTGACGTATTCCTGGATCTGGGCCGGGTCGGCGTGATCGATCGGGAAGACCTCGTTCAGATTGCCGTTGACGATGGCGCCATGCGGCATCTTGAGCGACTTCGGCGAATAGTCGTTGGCATGCTCCGGCACGTCGCCATAGGCCATGACCGAGGTGCCCGACAGGCCGCCGCCATAGAGCCAGTCCTTGTAGAAGCTGCCGATCGCCTGCACATCGGGGAGATAGACCTGCTCGCAGAAAGCTAGCGTCTGGTCGATGATCGAGGAGACGAGGTTCAGCCGCTCCATGTTGATCGCGCCGACCGCGCCGGTGCCGTCGACATTGATCGCGCAGGGCACGCCGCCGACCAGCCAGTTCGGATGCGGGTTCTTGCCGCCGTAGATGGTGTGGATCTTGACGATCTCCTTCTGGAAGTCGAGCGCTTCCAGATAATGGGCGACCGCCATCAGGTTGGCTTCCGGCGGCAGCTTGTAGGCCGGATGGCCCCAATAGCCGTTCTTGAACGGCCCGAGCTGGCCGGATTCGACGAACTTCTTCAGCCGCGCCTGCAGGTCCTTGAAGTAGCCCGGCGAGGACAGCGGCCAGGACGAGATCGACTGCGCCAGCTCCGAAGTCGCCTTCGGATCGGCCGACAGCGCGGAGACCACGTCGACCCAGTCGAGCGCGTGCAGGTGGTAGAAATGGACCAGATGGTCGTGCACCTGCAGCGTCAGCTGCATGATGTTGCGGATCGTGTTGGCATTCTCGGGGATGTCGATCTTGAGCGCGTTCTCGACCGCCCTGACCGAGGTCAGCGCGTGGGTGCCGGTGCAGACGCCGCAGATGCGCTCGGTGAAGGCCCAGGCGTCGCGCGGATCGCGGTTCTTGAGGATGACCTCGATGCCGCGCCACATCGTGCCGGTCGAGACCGCGTTGCGGATGACGTTCTTGTCGTCGACATTCACCTCGACGCGCATATGGCCTTCGATGCGGGTGACCGGATCGACGACGACGCGCTTGCCCGAATTGTCGAGCGTGTAACCGTTCGGAGTCTGGATGCCCATGGCGGCGCTTTCCTCGGATTGTCGTTGGGGACGGGGCGCTGAGGCCCGGTGGACGGAGCGCGGCGCGGGTCCCGGGACGGCGGCGGATGCCGCCCCCGGGACCGGCGCGCTCAGGCGTCCGTCTTCTCGGTCGGCTTGCCGGTCAGCCGCTTGACCGCCGTGGCGGCGGCATGGACCGCGACTGCCGCACCGACCACGCCGGCGACCGCGCCGCCGATCTGGTCGGCGTTCCGCTCGACGCCGAACTGCGTGATGGTGGTCAGCCGGTCGTAGAAGGAGCCCTTGTCCCAGAAGCCCTCTTCCGAACAGCCGATGCAGCCGTGGCCGGACTGGATCGGGAAAGAGACGCCGCCGTTCCAGCGCGTGGTCGAGCAGGCGTTGTAGGTGGTCGGGCCCTTGCAGCCCATCTTGTAGAGGCAGTAGCCCTTGCGGGCGCCGTCGTCGTCCCAGCTTTCGACGAACTGGCCGGCGTCGAAATGCGGCCGGCGGTAGCACTTGTCGTGGATGCGCTGGGAATAGAACATCTTCGGCCGACCCTGCCGGTCCAGTTCGGGCAGGCGTCCGAAGGTGGTGATGTAGGTGACGACGCCGGTCATCACCTCGGCGATCGGCGGGCAGCCCGGCACCTTGATGATCGGCTTGTTCTTGATCACCTTGTCGATCGGGGTCGCCTGGGTCGGGTTCGGCTTGGCCGCCTGGACGCAGCCCCACGAGGCGCAGGCGCCCCAGGCGATGATCGCCATGGCGTCCTCGGCCATCCATTTCAGCTTCTCGACGAAG encodes:
- the hypB gene encoding hydrogenase nickel incorporation protein HypB — its product is MCTVCGCSGHTTEAGHGHPHHHDHGHQGHGHDHDHDHHHGHDHHDHHHHGADDAGLRLAHGLVDAGAGPAGVAVAGLSQDRLIRIERDILSKNDAYARENRALFAATGTFALNLVSSPGSGKTTLLCRTLEDLKARFPIVVIEGDQQTSNDAERIRRTGVPAVQVNTGKGCHLDAHMVGHALDDLPIDSGGLLFIENVGNLVCPAGFDLGEAHKVVVLSVTEGEDKPLKYPDMFAAADLMLLNKSDLLPHLDFDVAACMAAALRVNPRLQILTVSARTGEGMAAFYAWIEARAAALRAPRTAPLPARSEPAPATASAA
- the hypA gene encoding hydrogenase maturation nickel metallochaperone HypA; this translates as MHEMALCQGVVDLIDEEAARQNFGRVKAVVLEIGVLGHVEPEAMMFCFDAVSRGTRVEGARLVIERVPGAGWCLDCGKTVPLTERFGACPECGRHRVQMTAGDELKLRELEVE
- the hybE gene encoding [NiFe]-hydrogenase assembly chaperone HybE, giving the protein MRDDAGRDDAGRPTEDPGPRLAAWWREVAQRMADLPIYNPVLEVQVTDFRRHGDFHVGVGVTPWFMNVVAVPARARSMPAAGATLVLDLPAGPIEAIVGEAGPVGTVALASLFSPMDMFDDPAATRLVAEAALEALFERPAPPEPILERQLARPTDRRSLLFPRRSAEAAS
- a CDS encoding rubredoxin encodes the protein MTELAARLARFECGVCWTVYDPAVGDDVWQIPPGVAFEDLPEEWRCPHCDMPREKFLRLDDA
- a CDS encoding hydrogenase expression/formation protein, with the translated sequence MKAGFWVAPEGSDQPLAILPIGGVDLSPRQGRDGLRFLATSDAAALVARCPRVADLLPRLADALDRQTATAPGLIFDLGRLGEEEMRLVADVLGEGEVAATVALPDGVVAQVQESVMAGLWRVRFTDAEGRLVADYAEVSAVPQAVRRAAAMTLPDIEIGTPPEGAMNVLPVLAEIRDAVLSRRPGDPPRTISLTLLPMTPEDLDFLQASLGTGPVRLVSRGYGNCRAQATAINGVWSIQFTNSMDTVLLDTIEIGDVPEVVSAAEEDFRDSAERLREIHEAYFV
- a CDS encoding hydrogenase accessory protein; translated protein: MPPLIAALATRHGIPTIDAASVDAFLAPAAGESPHALLFFTGDPEARGEAVDVAVILPELIAAFPGRLRAARVERAAETALMARFNVRLLPSLALVRGGEPLAVMPRVMDWVDYLAAIDPKLSPDAPVMAAPAGPRVEITHSSRRSPA
- a CDS encoding HypC/HybG/HupF family hydrogenase formation chaperone, with protein sequence MCLGVPMTVVESDGFTALVSRGAETRRVSVLLVGAQPAGARLLIHIDSAVRVLDPDEAEAIDRALEGLAAALDGRAFDHLFADLIDREPQLPAHLA
- a CDS encoding HupE/UreJ family protein, whose amino-acid sequence is MKNRLVAAAVPGLALVSGLALMPDVALAHTGVMPHDHSGFTAGLMHPLSGIDHLAAMVAVGLWAASLGRRAMLIVPAAFMAAMVVGAGIGWAGIELPAIEQVIAGSVVVLGLIATLKLRVPTAAASALVALFALFHGHAHGAEMPELAGPVAYGLGFLIATAALHAGGLGLGLIGARAGGSFERLPGAVVTLTGLALFAGL
- a CDS encoding HyaD/HybD family hydrogenase maturation endopeptidase, coding for MGAETGHDAQRPAARVLVLGIGNILWADEGFGVRTVEAFHRRFETDAEVTILDGGTQGLYLVDHVASHDLLLVFDAIDYGLEPGTVHLVRDAEVPRFTGNKKMSLHQTGFQEVLSAADLLGRYPTSLALIGCQPVDLEDWGGPLTGPVAAAIGPALDLALEVLAGWGIAVRPRTVPLPPEQQLLANDIDHAAYERHAAAGSAPAA
- the cybH gene encoding Ni/Fe-hydrogenase, b-type cytochrome subunit, with the protein product MDADDHVIVSGPSIYVYEAPVRIWHWANALAIVVLAVTGYFIGSPLPSMPGEASDHFLMGYIRFAHFSAGYVLAIGFLCRILWTFFGNRHSRQIFYLPVWSGTWWAGILRELRWYMFLEKEPYKYVGHNPLAHVAMFLMFTLFTAFMIVTGFALYSEGAGIDSWQAKLFGWVFTYFPNSQDVHTLHHLGMWVIVVFAVIHIYAAIREDIMSRQTMISTMISGERQFRDEREG
- a CDS encoding nickel-dependent hydrogenase large subunit, with the translated sequence MGIQTPNGYTLDNSGKRVVVDPVTRIEGHMRVEVNVDDKNVIRNAVSTGTMWRGIEVILKNRDPRDAWAFTERICGVCTGTHALTSVRAVENALKIDIPENANTIRNIMQLTLQVHDHLVHFYHLHALDWVDVVSALSADPKATSELAQSISSWPLSSPGYFKDLQARLKKFVESGQLGPFKNGYWGHPAYKLPPEANLMAVAHYLEALDFQKEIVKIHTIYGGKNPHPNWLVGGVPCAINVDGTGAVGAINMERLNLVSSIIDQTLAFCEQVYLPDVQAIGSFYKDWLYGGGLSGTSVMAYGDVPEHANDYSPKSLKMPHGAIVNGNLNEVFPIDHADPAQIQEYVTHSWYKYPDESKGLHPWDGVTEPNYVLGPKAKGTRTNIEELDEGGKYSWIKAPRWKGHAVEVGPLARYVVGYVQKRPEFKEPTDRFLSALGLPLTALFSTLGRTAARALECVWAAQQMRYFQDKLMASIKAGDLSTANTDKWKPESWPKEAKGVGFTEAPRGALAHWIKIKDGKIDNYQCVVPTTWNGSPRDPKGNIGAFEASLMNTPMADPKLPLEILRTIHSFDPCLACSTHVMSADGQDMATVTVR
- a CDS encoding hydrogenase small subunit — encoded protein: MAAATETFYEVIRRQGITRRSFVKFCNLTAASLGLGPIAAAEMAEALETKPRTPVIWMHGLECTCCSESFIRSAHPLVKDVVLSMISLDYDDTIMAAAGHQAEAILEETKQKYKGQYILAVEGNPPLNEDGMFCIDGGKPFVEKLKWMAEDAMAIIAWGACASWGCVQAAKPNPTQATPIDKVIKNKPIIKVPGCPPIAEVMTGVVTYITTFGRLPELDRQGRPKMFYSQRIHDKCYRRPHFDAGQFVESWDDDGARKGYCLYKMGCKGPTTYNACSTTRWNGGVSFPIQSGHGCIGCSEEGFWDKGSFYDRLTTITQFGVERNADQIGGAVAGVVGAAVAVHAAATAVKRLTGKPTEKTDA